In Bacillus pumilus, the sequence ACCAAACCGCGTTGTGTATGTGTCCTGTAATCCTGGGACGCTTGCTCGTGATTTGCGTATTCTTGAAGATGGTGGGTATGTGACGGAGGAAGTGCAGCCGGTGGATATGTTTCCGCATACGAGTCATGTGGAGGTTACAGTAAAACTTGTTTTAAGGTAACCAAGTTAGCTAAACGATACTCGGTTAAGAGGTATGAGTGAGGAAAGAATATATTTTACTTTCTTCTCTCAGGCTTCTATTAAAATAATTTGTATTGAATTTTCCTATTAAATATTAATATAGAAGTGAATATTGTTATTTAAGAGTTTAAGCCGATTAAGTGTATTACTAGTATAAACATAATTATGAAAATTTCTTCTGTTCTTTATTCAATTAAAATTTTAAAATCAAAAAAGTTAATTGAATAAAACAAGTTAATCTCCCTGGAAAAAAACAGATTAATGTTTTCATGCAAAATTTATTAGTGATCATATGAATGTTTATTTATCTAATAAGTCACTTAGCAAATGCAAAATGATATTTTTGTGGAAATATCATTTTTTGTAGAAGCATAAAATAGATTTCCTCATTTATCAAAACCTCCCCTCAAAAGATAGTCTAAAGCGTTTAACTAATTCCTTAAGTAATATTTGAAAAATTGAAAAGCAGCAGTTTACTTTTGCAAATCCATTAGATGTGGTCAATATAAAAAAATATCCTAAATAATAATTGGAAAAACATAAGAAGAAATAAGTGGTCTTATATCCAATAAATACATAGAAGTACTGGGGTTTTGTTGGTACAATAAGGTTATAAAATTTAATTTTTATATAATATTGGAAATAAAGAAAGAAGGAGATAGCTGTTGTTTAGCACAGTAGACAAGCCTTTAGTACATTGTAGAGTACATGAGCAAATGCTTTTTCGATCAGAAGAGTATATGGTTGATGATATTGTTGAGTCTCTGTTGCATGAGGAAAACATAATACTTTGTACGTCTAGAAAGTACATATTTTCATATCTAATTTTAAAAACACTTATTATGGATGAAACAATTGGCTTTCAGAAAAGAGAGAACCCATCTAAACGGTCAGAAATTCTGGTAATAACCAATCGATTTGAGATGTTAGACTTCTTGGGAAATTGCTCTGTAAATACAGAGAGACTTTTTCAAATTTGCAGTAATATTCATCGATACATTGGGTTTTGCAATATGGGTGACGAATACTTTACTAGAGTGTATTGGAGACATATTCTTTACCATTACTACGAAGGTAATTTGCCTCAAGAGGTACCTTTTCACTACGTATTCCCTGTTGCCTCAGGATATCGCAAGTTTAATGCTCTTGCTAGAGGAAACAGAAATGCATTGGGGAGAAGGGATAGTCAAAACCCCACAATATATGTTACAGAGAATTTGGAGATGCTCAAAGAACAGGAGCAGCGATTTGATTATATATTTGTAGATTGTTCTTACATAAAAAAATACATACCGCATTTACCTAAGGGCACTTTGTTGTTTTTTGACAATCCTTTAGATGACCGCATTCAATATCTACAAAAAAACTCGATTAAGAATTATATAGTAGATAGGGTGTGTCTTGAGAATATTGATGAAAAAGAATTAGGACAACCCATGCAGATTATAGAAGATTCATTACAAAAAATGAGCATTCATTCACTCAATGTTGAGTATGTTAAAAGTAGTTTTGAGCAGGAAATTGAGCGTCTGATATATCTATTAGATAAATTAAGAAAGACTGGATTTTCAAGATATGATTCAAATATTGCAGCAAAACTAATATATATTTTAATAAGACTTCCTATCAGTGCTGAATTTTACGATTTGATTGTATTAATGCAACCACATCGAGAAACAATTCAAGGATTGCTCCAAGAACTAAAGGATAGTGAAAATCGTTATGAAAATAATTTTTTTGAAGAAATAATCTTATTATTTGAGGATATTTTGTACAAAAATTCTCTTGATCACTCTAATGTAAAGGGAGAGAAATTAAAGGAATCCATTTTAAACGAAGTAAAGCAGGGAAAAAGTGTTTGTGTGGTTTCGAATAGTCGTAATAATCAACTTGCTCTAAAAGAGTACATCTCGTTGGCAATGGGGATACAAACAGAGGACCTGTCAAAATATGATTTACAATTCTTTGTATCGAAAGATATATATTCCCAAGATATGAATTTGCACTGTGATTCTCTTTTTTTGTATTCTGCAATAAATTTCAAAGATTTACAACCTTTGTTGAAGATTTCTTATAGAAGAGCCACATTATACCTTTACAAATCAGAAATTAATTTAATTACTCAAAAATTAAAAAAGATAATAGATGCAAAAAATTATGCGTTAAGTCATTTTGTTCAAAACTCAGGTCAACTGGATAGTACTAATTTATATAAGTATCTTTATAATAGATTCAACAAATTTTCTCGTCAAAAAGTTATTAGCTTAAATAGTGAAGCTGCTGATTTGTTGGAGAAAAGCACTTCTGTGTTCCCTAGAGTTTTCCGTGGGGAGAAAGATTACAAAGGGACTGATGCTGTGAAAGCGACTTTGGTCCGTTTTACAGATGGGAGCGTATCCTTCTTTACCAAGAAAAGTGCAGTTTATGTTCTAGATAACAAGAATAAGCGAGTTACACATAAATATTTTCATGAGATAGGATTAAAAGACTCTATTTTATTTGTCGATAACGATGCTAGAAAAGACTTGTATAGAATATTCATTCAATCTATTGATGCTAAAGACACTAGTAAACAAGCATATTTATCCATAAAGAAATGGAGAGAATTATATGAGGAAAAGTTTTTGGAAAAACGGATGGACGATGATAGGTTATTCAGATTAATGCGATCTGCAGGTTGGAATAAAACCACAAAATCTGTTCTGCGAAACTGGAGGACCGGATATAGCTATGGTCCGCGGGACAAGGAGGATATTATAGTATTAGGTGAGGTCCTTGGTATAAATTCTTTTGTGGAAGATGTCCATTTTTATTACAATGCAATGTCGAAAATTAGACTGGAGAGACGCAAAGCTTCTAGAATTTTAAATAGATTGATTTATTCCTCAAACCAAATTCTTGGTAATGAGGAAGAAGCAATATTGACCAGATACAATCTTACTCTAGAACAGTTAAATGAATCCGTTGTTACCAAAAGAATGAAGGAAATTGTTTCAGACAGGATGTATTACATTAAACCTGCAGAAGTTGGTCTTTTATACAATGTTGATTCCAAGGAGTGAATGTATGAATGAGTAAAGAAGAACGTGCAATGTATAAGAAAGTTCGCCGTATTATGGTTAGTGATTTAAAAAGGGATTTAATTGGTCCAGCACATGATGAGCCTGATGTGATTTATGAAGCACCATCGCAGGCATATATTACGGGAATTTTATATCCTCTTGAATCCGAAATCGAAACAGAAGAACTTTTAGAAGATGTTCAATTCGCTGAGGTGTACGATGAACCTAAGGGTGGAATGGAAGAAGATATGGAACATCAAAGTAATTCTGAACCTGTACAAGAAGCTGCAGAAGAGAAGATTACAATGAATAAAAAGTTCAAGCATCAAAACTCTATGGGAATACGGTGCTATGTACGACAAACAACAAACTATTTACGTGCATCAGTTGCATGGGGGCGTTATACATCATCTAAGAAGTTTGAC encodes:
- the drmE gene encoding DISARM system-associated protein DrmE — protein: MFSTVDKPLVHCRVHEQMLFRSEEYMVDDIVESLLHEENIILCTSRKYIFSYLILKTLIMDETIGFQKRENPSKRSEILVITNRFEMLDFLGNCSVNTERLFQICSNIHRYIGFCNMGDEYFTRVYWRHILYHYYEGNLPQEVPFHYVFPVASGYRKFNALARGNRNALGRRDSQNPTIYVTENLEMLKEQEQRFDYIFVDCSYIKKYIPHLPKGTLLFFDNPLDDRIQYLQKNSIKNYIVDRVCLENIDEKELGQPMQIIEDSLQKMSIHSLNVEYVKSSFEQEIERLIYLLDKLRKTGFSRYDSNIAAKLIYILIRLPISAEFYDLIVLMQPHRETIQGLLQELKDSENRYENNFFEEIILLFEDILYKNSLDHSNVKGEKLKESILNEVKQGKSVCVVSNSRNNQLALKEYISLAMGIQTEDLSKYDLQFFVSKDIYSQDMNLHCDSLFLYSAINFKDLQPLLKISYRRATLYLYKSEINLITQKLKKIIDAKNYALSHFVQNSGQLDSTNLYKYLYNRFNKFSRQKVISLNSEAADLLEKSTSVFPRVFRGEKDYKGTDAVKATLVRFTDGSVSFFTKKSAVYVLDNKNKRVTHKYFHEIGLKDSILFVDNDARKDLYRIFIQSIDAKDTSKQAYLSIKKWRELYEEKFLEKRMDDDRLFRLMRSAGWNKTTKSVLRNWRTGYSYGPRDKEDIIVLGEVLGINSFVEDVHFYYNAMSKIRLERRKASRILNRLIYSSNQILGNEEEAILTRYNLTLEQLNESVVTKRMKEIVSDRMYYIKPAEVGLLYNVDSKE